The DNA window CAGCAGAGGTTTGAGATTGAGTAATTAAAGGAACAAGTGTTTGAGAAAGAGATCCAACAAGGGCACCGAAGATCAATTTATCTTGGCGGAACCACGTATGGTGTACTGGATTTGGTAAAGTGACGTTGTTGGTGGTGATCGTTGAGGGAGGGGGAGGATAAGAGCCGTCAATGAATTTATAGAGATCGTAACCGATTAACAGTGCTTCCATTTGTAGTTTCCATGACAGGTAATTTGTGGAGGTAAGTTTGATGGAGTTGTTGAGGTTAATGACTGTAAGGGGATGGTCAGGTTGCTGGGAATTGGGAATGGTGAGTTGGTTGTTGGTCATGATTGAATAacagcaaaagaaaagaaaagaaaaagataggGTGGATCAGATCAGAAATTgaattgctctgataccataatgAAAAGAGTTTGAGATGAATAATTTTGCTGTGTTTTCATTAATAATGAAGCATGTATTTATAATACATTCAAGAGTCCTACTCCTATACAATTTAACTATCTGAGATGTATAGGATAAGAGATACAACTAATAATGAGTTTAAGTTTTAGCAAACAATAAAGAGTTAAGATAATGCAGTTGCTTTATCCTTATCATATTTTACCCTCTAAATTTGACATAGAATATCAGTTAAGGCCAAATTCATGACTTTGAAAAGAAAACACCCTGAATTTGACATTTTAACTCGATTTATCCCCTCAGGTGATGTCAAACAATGATTATTAGAGCATCATATATTAATTGGACGATTTAAAGTTGAAGTGGTAAAACGAGCTAAAGTGCTAAAGTTCGAGGTTTTATTCAAAGTCATGTGTTTAGCATTAATTGATCTTTTGAGCTCAGTTCAGAAGGCAAAATGAAATCGTGCCATAACTTTGATCAGTCATGGCAAAACAGCCAAAATTGATAGATCTCGCAATTAAAGTTCACCTTTTTCTGATGacccaacaaaaaaaaaacaagtgaaTCGAATTCCCACCTGGCGTCCCATAAAAgaagttataatttaagataaattatacaaaatagTGGATTATACAAACccactttttatttctttaatttcaaTATTCATAGATTAGCATAAGATGGCCAATCCTTTGatcaaaactaaaattaatactttatgCAAGCACACAAACGTGTCCTTGTATCTTATCTTTATATGCATAATGTGTCCATTCGGGTAAGGCagaaccaaactaaaattttaattttttgtaaaaaccgaaccaaatttacaaaacatttaaatattttaaaccaaacaaaactaGTCGATCCAGTTCAGGTTTTTCTACTCAACTAAAAGCTGTTTTTTACTTTGAAACCAGactgaaccaaaaaatgaaaagtttttaTAATGCCAACCCAAATCAACTCAAATTTATCGATTCGATTTGGTTTAGTTATCCAATTTGGTTCAAATTTTGCACATCCATATACACAAGTATAAGCAGGAATTCACTTACAGTTTGGTGCCAAAATCATGCTTTTGATTAGATAGGATAAAACCACCAAGACACCTAGCAACACAGAAAACATAACACACAAAAACATGAAAATAATTCCATTTGAACAAGCAGAACGTTACAGAATCGATCTTCAACATCAGCATAAATCAACTGCTAGCATTTAAGATTTAACTTAGCctattttcaaatattaatgCTTGTCGATGATCCCAGTAAGAATACAAATGAAAGAAGAGAGCCTATTCTATGTGCAGGATGAGAAAGGTATAAAGTTATAGCTTCTTTAAAGCTTTTATATCCGATTGAAAAAACATTGTACTCAACCctgtaataatagtaaaatttgTCGTCGTTCGTGTGCGTTTGTGAGCTTATCTATGCGTGCAAATTCTTCACATCTTCTTCCTTGGCGAACCAGCTCGGTATAATCAGGGTTAAATGAGGATATAGATCCTTATAGACATTCTTGATGGTGCCTTCCGCAACTCGAGTCGCAACGGATATATCTGCAGCGAAAGAGAATTgttattttctgaaaaaatgAAACTGGCTATTTGGACAAGAAATTTCCCACCTTTGAGAGGTTTCTTCTCATCTGATAGTTGAGTAATAATGTAAATAACAGCTGCGGCCACTGATATCGGACTCCTCCTGCCAGAcaattcaattataaaattatatttttaaaaagaaaccaAATATACAGTACCGCCTTTGACGTTTCAAATTATACTGGTCAACTATATGGTACATACAGATCAATTACCAGATGGTCACTTAACCAATTTCAAGAGACTTTAACATAGACCACTATAGCTTTTAGATATTCCATTATCCACTTCATTCAAATAAAGCAATATTCATCTAATGCTTCTTAAAGTCATGATCCAACTAATGAGAATTATACAATAATGAAAAGAATAAGTCCATGACTGAAGAAATGTAACCTTTATACTATAAGAGGACAAGGAAATGAGAAAGAGAAACATGCAATCTAGTGGGGGTCATTGTATCAAGACAAACTAAGCAAAGGACACCAAAAAAGTACAGATATGACTCATGGAAAACGGCTTTATTTGCTTTAGCAAAAAATTGCTTACATTTTTTAGCCTCCATGTTTAAATCGAccaaggcctaatcactcaaaaataccAACCTTTTTGACTTTTTCATTTATGGCACAAGCTTTCTACAACGTTAATTTTCCCTTAGTAcatttcaattatagccaacTACTCAATACTtcaaaaaaatgccaaaccatttcgatttcttttcatttatgaccaaaccttttaatttcgTCAATGATAGCCTAATTTAGAAAAGTATCTTTCAATTgggaaaaaaaaagttaggtTTGGTCATAAatgaaaaagtttttttttttataaatatgccTAGTTGGCTACAATTAAAATGTGCTTATCAAAATTACGccaaaaattgacatttttaaaaagttggcCATAAATGGAAAAGGTTGCATGTTTTTTAGATTAGGCCATCGACCAATCACATGGCCCTTTATCATCTAAATGGATCTTGTGGTATAAACTATAGTAGATATAGTTGAACACAAACAAGTAAGCCCAAACATTTTGTGCCTGGCAAAAGAAAAATAGCAGCCCAATGCTACTAAGCTTGATAATCAAGCAAATAATGGTGCTGCTGCCTTAGGCAAAGGCCCGCCTTTTAGACCTCCAAGTATCCTAAGCTctgatttaaacttttttttccaaGAAAGACAGTTATTACAGTAAGAATTTCAATTTCTATAAGCCAGCTAGAACTAACCTTATGTCAAGCTCTTCAGATTTCTGGACAGCTTCTTGGGCAGCCTTGACTGCTTGATTGGTCATTCCAAGGTTCGAGCAAAAGCGTCTCTACAAGAAGGTTGACATTTTGCATTTATTACGGCATAAGACAACAAGCAAGAGTAAAGCAAGTAAAAGGATAACAAACTCACTAAATAGTCTGCAGCATGGATAGTTCCTATTTCCACATGCCCCATCTCTACCTCCAGATGTTTCATTATAAACTCTTTAGCTCGGCCAATTTCTTTCTTAGTTGCCCCATTGACAGCAGAGCAAATCTCTAAAAGCATGCATAAATTCAGGAACTCTCACACTCAAACAATGACAACCCAAGTAACTGCTGGGCGGGGTTAAAATTGATGTATACCTTTTACAGTTCGTGGCTTGTTCTCTTGACGACAGGCAATGTAGAGACAAGCAGCTGCAATAGCATCTTGATTCCTCCCTTTTAAAGGTTTCTGATCTTCCACCTTCTTATATATCTCATTAGCTCGATCCTTGAGAtttcaaaaaaagaaagaaacctATTATAGACGAGCACTCTTGATCAAGAGATATACAAATCACAGTAGAGTAGACTACTAGGTTTGCTTGCAAATCCACTACAAAGAATTTCAGGAAAACGCAAGATATAGTGATGAACTAGTTAGGAGAAAGATTaacgagatatgtaatagtgTTGGTAAAGTAACAGATTACATAAAGGCAAATGCTGCCTATTTGTCGTGAAAACATATTAAACAGCAACCTTATTTTCTTGAATTTCATTTGCAGGTCCAGAATCCTGATTAATTGCTGCATCAATAACAGCAGCATGCTAATTTATTTAGCATTTCACCACAAACCAAACTTAATGTCTATGCACACTAGGAGTAAAACAAGGGTTAGCAACACAGCATCCACTCTTAGCTACATCAAGGACAACATAACATCCACTATATCCTATGTCATGCGTAACCGTAAACCAAAAATAGAAAAGCATCAAGGGGTAACACACTTAATATGTGGTCTTGTTCTCATCAAGGCATCATTAAAGTCCAAGTCTTTCGACTTCAAACATGTTAGTCAATACTTCTTGACTGGAACTTGACATCAGGTTAAGTCCACAtaacaaatgaaatttttaCGAAAAACTTACAAACAGAAAGAGCTATAATAAGAACCCAGATAGATATGGAGAGGTAACTTTAACCAACGTACCTTTATGGTCGTAACCAGTCCCAACCTGAAACAGGCATTATCCACTGATTACTTAATACATATAGTCAAAcaccattaaaaaaaaaacataacaaaatcaaaatatacataaaCCAGAATAATACACAAACACTATTTAACTATCCTTCAAAATAATTTGACTAATTCTCAATCTCAAATTGGATACATTATTACATATTAATCCAGTTTTACATATAAAGCTACCATTTTGATCACAAGATTTTATTTATAgctcaaaaccctaaaattctCTAATTACCAACAATAACATGTTCAACAAGCACAAACCCAAAGATGCAAACTTTAGTTAACTATTTCATAAACAACATAAATACAAATAATCAGAAATTAAAATTACCTATCGGCCAATGCAGAAATAGACTTAAAAGCCTGAATCAAACCCCGATCAGGGTTCGAACCGCGGCTTTGCCATTTAGCAAGAGAGCCACCGGAGACCATATCATTATTAGATTTACTGCCGGTAGTTTTGGAGATAACAGTGGTGAGTCCACCGTCGGTTAAGAGCGGGTTAATCGGACCGCCGACACGGTTAGGGTCATGATCGGACGATTCGTTGGCAAAAGTTCGCCATTCTGATGACTCGTCAACACTGTGAGCTTCGAGTACTAAACCGCATTCGGAGCAGATTGTGTCGCCGGCTGAGTGGTCGAACACTACTTCGGTTAGTTTCTTGCAGTCTGAGCAATACGAATCTGCCATGTTTAAGCTTGGTTTTTGGTTCTGGTTTTGGTTTGGTATTTCTCTGTTTGTTTGCAATGGAGAGTGGTTTTGGTTTCTTATGGGTCAAGTTGAGTTAGTGTGTGGGTATGGGTTTGGTTTGTTTTCACTTTGCTAACCAACGGTCCGGATTAATTAtcttcaaatattaaattatcttcaaatatttagtaattattattaaaattaacttattcTTTATTAGCTGACTTAAGACTTTTTCTAAAATAACTTGCATACCATCACTTTCATATTTATTTAGGAAATTAAAATCTAATGCAATAGTCTTActcttatttgattttatttttttggaaactgcactcttaaattttaattttaattcaaaaaaaaactctCAAAGTTTAATTTACTATATagttattcatcaaaaaaaattactatatagtttcttatttttattagtgtttcttgataaacaaaattacgTGGCCTTTAAAATTAATGTTGCTTCCTGATGCAAGCAAGTAACTAATCAGAATGTgatcaatttaacaattaagaaaaaaattaaattataaataatagaattaagaaacaaaatttgGATTAACTGAAATTATTCAACCAAATTTGGACCATATTATAACTTTTTTGACATGAGTTATATTGGGTAATCACATGACAAAAAAGAAATATTATACTCTTTAACATACTTTATATATACCAATAAGCtgtaactcaaatgatataagcgttaGGCAATAATACTGCTAGGTCGTAGGTTATGTTCTTCTCGCAAACATTCCCTTcccctaattaaaaaaaatactttatatATCTACgtattataaataacataaccaaaaaaaagtaaaatcaaGTTGAATGAATAGGTATAAAATCAGTAAAGTTGGTCATTCTTATATTAGTCATTatggaatttttattttctaaagaGGTTAAATATTCCTGTAATTGGAAAAAAATGAGATTTATTTTGaaagattatatttttatttccaaaataaatagaaaagctttcgtttaaaaatgaaaataataagtaATTAATAAAGGATAGATTTGTCTTAATAAcagaaatttatcaaattatttttggaATATCACGTATAAAATAATATGCATTACAAATGTAGGATCattaactataaaatttaaatagtaacGAGCTATAACTTATAAGCGTTAAGTAACATTCTATTAAAATCGTACAAACAAATACATTAAAGTTTGACTTGTAGAAGTTCCCAAAGGTTAAAACGCTAtctaaattgctataaaaatatgatatttcaAAAGCCGAAATGTTTTAGAACAGTGCATTCAAACTAAAAAGTCTTATTTGGGCAAGAATTTTTCTATATCCTAGGAAGGCTTATTCCTGTTTAAGTAGcacatagttttttttttttttcaagttaaGGATGAAGTGGATGTTAAGTTTTCCTTTTTCATATccctaaattaattatattaaaacaaaatataaaataaactattcattttacaaaaattagaaGGTGAAAAAAGAATTGATTAGAACTAGAATTTCCTAGGAACAACTAAGCCAGCTTCTTAGAACTAGAATTTCCTAGGAACAACTAAGCCAGCTTCTTCTTAGCAAAATATACAATACTTTGATGCTATAACTGCAAAACTTCTTTCTGTGACCTCTCTAAACTTTTTTGTCATAGAAAAACTCTTATCTCCGATCACCGTCATCCCACGTTCCACCACTTCCGTCACCAGATGGTTCACGCCGGTATTCTGAATTTGCATTCAACAGGCATCAAGATTTGTCATCTCATGTTGCAGCATTGGGGCTTACCCGGCTTCTGCAATTTATCCCAAAGACAAATCATCTGCCTTGGAGACTGATAATGTGCTGTGAAATAGCCTTCGATGCATCCGAATTGGCAGAACTTTAAACTGTGCGAATATTCCACAGGTTTCGAGCTGTTAAACTGCTCCACCCACATTCCCATGCTTACATCTTCCATCTTGAACAGCTGCATAAAATGCAAAGTGAAAATCAGTTGATTTCTTCTCTCTTTTCTTATGGTTCAGTAGGGCTGAGCAAAAACCGGATTAAACCGTTCATCCAAATCAAACCAACAGAAAAACCAAAGCAGCCAAAAACCGAACTTCAAACAGCATTATTTtgattcatatatataaatataaactaatatGTATTAATTTAGTTGTCATATGTAATATTGGCCTAAATTTAATACTAAccgaactaaaaaaaaattgtaaattttaataaaccaacccgaaattttatgtaaatattttatgtgatttggattttattttagcCTTTCTAAAAGGATTTAGTTTTAGATTTTACTACACTGAACCCCTAGTTGCTGGGAGAGCAAAGTTTACTTACCCTTAATTTATGTCTCTCAAACTCGGAAACAATAAATCGCGCAATGTCAGAGGATAAAATGTAGCCAGGCCCATTGGCATAGGGTGGATAATCTTCCTCCGGCCActcctgaaaaaaaaaagacacaAAGGGTGAAAAAATTGAACGCTTCACAAAAATGACCCAACAGTACAAAAACCAATATCGATAAACTAGTTCACAAACACTAAACTGATAAGATGCAGCAAAAGAAGGATGATAGAAATTCTCAGAGATAAATAGTTCAATAATCAACTCAATAAGCAGTGAGTGAGTCAGTATCAttgttttcgataaaaaaaaaaatcagtatcATTGCTATAGTTTCTTCATTCCACAATTCTAGCCCAACAACTAGTACAAAAAATTTAAGGTTCTCATAGCTCCAACAAGTCCTAACAGAATACCTAACAAACAATATAATAAGCTTAAATACAACTAAATCAGGAATGCATTAGATAAACCATTGAGCATATATGCGCAAAAAAATCAGCTTTTCCTTATTTTTGAAGAATGGAGAGCGGTGGATGATCTCTAGAATTTCATCCCAATACATGTGGTTGGAGCATAGTATAAATAGTAAATTCAACCAAGAATATTGTATTTTCTCATAAAATCTAatatcttaaaattaaaaatatgaaaatgcatggaatACAACCAACATAAGCTCTGCCAAAGACCTCATAAAAATGGAATTCACGGTGTTAAGATAAGCAATCAGAAAAAAATATGGCGATAAGCATCCATACAACAAGATTcaaggataaaaataaaataaaaaatactgaaaactaTTACCTCATATGTGACTGCCCATTTGCCAGATCGTAGAGGCTTATGGTAGTAATTTATGTTCCCAATGTACAAGCTCCTACCTTCAGGAACTTTTCTTGCCTCATCAATGACTGCATCAACTCTAACAAATGTATCATCATCACCCTTCATAATATACTTGGCACGCACAGTGCGAACCTGAGAAAAGCCAAACCCATTTTATATCCAGTTGATATCAGGAGTTGCTAAAACTGTTTACACTTCTAAATACGTTCATTACTCACCCCATATTCACATATAGCAACAGTTTTCAGAACTACAAGGTCATAGTTGTCCATGTAGGGAACAACAACAATGTCACCAAAAAATTCAGCCTCTTTCTTCAACTCCAAGTTCACTTCTTTCCGGCCATGCTGTCCAAATTTAAACTTGGAAACTTAATACCTTCAGCTATACTAAAATTAGGGTAAATACAGTTGCCATCAATTTCTTCACGTACCAGTGCTACAAAGAAACGAGCTACCACAGTTGAGGATTTTATAAGCGTGTGCTGCATCCAAGACTTCCTCACAGCCATCCTCTCAGCAAAATGGTTGCCTGCTGAAAGAACACCAATAAATAGTTCTGCAGACCCCTGAGGCAGAGGTGGTGCTCTCCATTTATCGGATATCTCTAAGTGCCTCTGGGGATCATAACTAGGATGCACTGTGGGTAACGAAGCAGCAAATACAGAGTGAACATCAATGTCACCGTTCACTGTCAGCCCAGTGGCATCCTCTAAAGTATAGCCCTGTCAGCAACACCAAAAAAATTTACAACACATCGACATGTACAATGAGATAAACATAACTGTAGAATGTTACTCACGGTGCGATATGGAAAAGACGTGACATGCCTCCCATCCACATTGATATGATAACCCTCCAAACCAGCACTGAGAG is part of the Mercurialis annua linkage group LG3, ddMerAnnu1.2, whole genome shotgun sequence genome and encodes:
- the LOC126673608 gene encoding transcription initiation factor IIB-2-like — encoded protein: MADSYCSDCKKLTEVVFDHSAGDTICSECGLVLEAHSVDESSEWRTFANESSDHDPNRVGGPINPLLTDGGLTTVISKTTGSKSNNDMVSGGSLAKWQSRGSNPDRGLIQAFKSISALADRLGLVTTIKDRANEIYKKVEDQKPLKGRNQDAIAAACLYIACRQENKPRTVKEICSAVNGATKKEIGRAKEFIMKHLEVEMGHVEIGTIHAADYLRRFCSNLGMTNQAVKAAQEAVQKSEELDIRRSPISVAAAVIYIITQLSDEKKPLKDISVATRVAEGTIKNVYKDLYPHLTLIIPSWFAKEEDVKNLHA